From the Immundisolibacter sp. genome, one window contains:
- the btuB gene encoding TonB-dependent vitamin B12 receptor, with amino-acid sequence MTRIRIAGLVAGLSLFSAGLQAATEPPLVINITATRQAQSNVDSLASVTVIDREQIERLQARSVPDALRGVPGLGISSNGGRGKLTTLFMRGTESDHVLVLVDGIRVGSATAGLTSFQDIPIDQVERIEIVRGPRSSLYGADAIGGVIQIFTRKGGGALTPRLSASGGSHGTQEYSAGLSGGGDRGWFNIGGSHVETRGFNSCDGLPFPPGGGCFTSEPDRDPYRDTGASLRAGYKLTDTFQLEGHYLRSDGDNEYDGSAFASNSTQLVQDVVGARLDWQALPFWHASLSGGRSRDLSDNFFEDAFSSAFDTERRSASWQNDFALAPEHRLTLGADWLDDRIRSTTAYAVSSRDNAAGFGQYQGRFGEHDLTLAARRDDNQQFGGHTTGSLAWGYRVSPILRVMASWGSAFKAPSFNELYFPFNFGNPDLKPEESDSYELGIAGVHAAFTWSLNAYQTRIDDLIGLDFSNLPPIPYQVNIDQARIRGLEALVSTSLAGWDVVANVSALDPENRSNGANRGNQLPRRAKLMARLDLDRSRGAWRVGTTVYGEGQRYDDLANTHSLGSYLTLDLRAAYSLRTDWTLEGKLANLFNKDYRTARLFNEDGRNVMFTVRYSPAH; translated from the coding sequence ATGACACGCATACGCATTGCCGGCCTCGTCGCCGGGCTATCTTTGTTTTCGGCCGGCCTTCAAGCCGCCACCGAGCCACCGCTCGTAATCAACATCACCGCCACGCGCCAGGCCCAATCCAACGTCGACAGCCTGGCCTCGGTCACGGTTATCGACCGGGAGCAGATCGAGCGCCTGCAGGCGCGCTCGGTGCCCGATGCCCTGCGCGGCGTGCCGGGCCTTGGCATCAGCAGCAACGGCGGCCGGGGCAAACTGACCACGCTGTTCATGCGCGGCACCGAGTCCGACCACGTGCTGGTGTTGGTGGACGGTATCCGGGTCGGGTCGGCCACGGCCGGTCTTACATCGTTCCAGGACATCCCGATCGACCAGGTGGAGCGCATCGAAATCGTGCGCGGTCCGCGGTCGAGCCTGTATGGCGCGGATGCCATCGGCGGTGTGATCCAGATTTTCACCAGAAAAGGCGGCGGCGCCCTGACGCCACGGCTGTCGGCCAGCGGTGGCAGCCACGGCACCCAGGAGTACAGCGCCGGCCTGTCCGGCGGCGGCGATCGCGGCTGGTTCAACATCGGCGGCAGTCATGTGGAAACTCGGGGCTTCAACAGCTGCGACGGTCTGCCGTTTCCGCCCGGTGGCGGCTGTTTCACCAGCGAGCCGGACCGCGACCCCTACCGCGACACCGGTGCCAGCCTGCGTGCCGGCTACAAATTGACTGACACGTTCCAGCTCGAAGGCCACTACCTGCGCAGCGACGGCGACAACGAATACGACGGCAGCGCCTTCGCCTCCAACAGCACTCAGCTCGTCCAGGACGTCGTCGGCGCGCGTCTGGACTGGCAGGCGCTGCCGTTCTGGCACGCATCACTGTCTGGCGGACGCAGCCGGGACCTGAGTGACAACTTCTTTGAGGACGCATTCAGTAGCGCCTTCGACACCGAGCGGCGCAGCGCGAGTTGGCAGAACGACTTCGCCCTCGCCCCGGAACACCGCCTGACGCTGGGCGCCGACTGGCTGGACGACCGGATCCGGAGCACCACCGCCTACGCCGTGAGCTCGCGCGACAACGCGGCTGGCTTTGGTCAATACCAGGGCCGCTTCGGGGAGCATGACCTGACCCTGGCGGCGCGCCGCGACGACAACCAGCAATTCGGTGGGCATACCACCGGCTCGCTGGCCTGGGGTTATCGTGTCAGTCCGATCCTGCGCGTGATGGCGTCCTGGGGCAGCGCCTTCAAGGCGCCGTCGTTCAACGAGTTGTATTTCCCGTTCAATTTTGGCAATCCAGACCTGAAGCCCGAAGAATCAGACAGCTATGAACTGGGCATTGCCGGTGTCCACGCCGCGTTCACCTGGTCGCTGAACGCCTACCAAACCAGGATTGACGACCTGATCGGCCTGGATTTTTCGAACCTGCCCCCGATTCCCTATCAGGTCAATATCGACCAGGCGCGCATCCGCGGCCTGGAGGCACTGGTCAGCACCAGCCTGGCCGGCTGGGATGTGGTCGCCAATGTAAGCGCGCTCGATCCGGAAAATCGCAGCAACGGCGCCAATCGGGGCAATCAGTTACCGCGCCGCGCCAAGCTGATGGCCCGGCTGGATCTGGACCGCAGCCGGGGCGCCTGGCGTGTGGGAACGACCGTGTACGGTGAAGGCCAACGCTACGATGACCTGGCCAATACCCACTCCCTGGGCAGCTACCTCACGCTTGACCTACGCGCAGCCTACAGCCTGCGCACAGACTGGACCCTGGAGGGCAAGCTCGCCAACCTGTTCAACAAGGATTACCGAACCGCGCGCCTGTTCAACGAAGACGGGCGCAACGTGATGTTCACGGTGCGTTACTCGCCCGCGCATTGA
- a CDS encoding cobalamin-binding protein: MSDRHPRRIVCLTQETCETLYLLGEQHRIVGISGFTVRPPQARREKPKVSAYTSARLDRILALKPDLVLGFSDLQAPVAASLVQAGLAVHVFNQRSVAGILDMICVLGALVGGPVKAQMLIDQLQAGMDATLSAAARLPRRPRVYFEEWDQPLISGIGWVSELIHLAGGEDCFAELGNRAAAQGRVIVDPGEVVRRAPDIIFGSWCGKRFRPRHLADRPGWDAIPALHNGQVFEIKSADILSPGPAALDAGLRQLHQHIAACARALP; encoded by the coding sequence GTGAGCGACCGCCACCCCAGGCGCATCGTGTGCCTCACTCAGGAAACCTGCGAAACCCTTTACCTGCTGGGCGAGCAGCATCGCATCGTCGGCATTTCGGGATTCACCGTACGCCCACCTCAGGCGCGACGCGAAAAACCCAAGGTATCGGCTTACACCAGCGCACGGCTGGATAGAATCCTCGCTCTGAAACCCGACCTGGTACTCGGCTTCAGCGACCTGCAAGCACCCGTCGCCGCCAGCCTGGTGCAGGCCGGCCTCGCCGTGCATGTGTTCAACCAGCGCAGCGTCGCCGGCATCCTGGACATGATCTGCGTGCTAGGCGCGCTGGTGGGAGGCCCGGTCAAGGCGCAGATGCTGATCGACCAGCTGCAAGCCGGCATGGATGCCACCCTGAGCGCCGCCGCGCGCTTGCCCAGGCGGCCGCGCGTGTACTTCGAGGAATGGGACCAGCCGCTGATCAGCGGCATCGGCTGGGTATCCGAACTCATTCATCTGGCTGGCGGTGAGGATTGCTTCGCCGAGCTGGGCAACCGGGCCGCTGCGCAAGGCCGTGTCATCGTTGATCCGGGCGAGGTGGTACGCCGTGCGCCGGACATCATCTTCGGTTCCTGGTGCGGCAAACGCTTTCGACCCCGGCATCTGGCCGACCGGCCCGGCTGGGACGCTATCCCGGCCTTGCATAATGGTCAGGTGTTCGAAATCAAATCCGCCGACATCCTGAGTCCCGGGCCCGCCGCTCTGGATGCTGGCCTGCGCCAGCTGCACCAGCATATCGCCGCCTGCGCGCGGGCATTGCCGTGA